In Lagopus muta isolate bLagMut1 chromosome 6, bLagMut1 primary, whole genome shotgun sequence, one DNA window encodes the following:
- the LOC125695086 gene encoding inositol 1,4,5-trisphosphate receptor-interacting protein-like 1, with product MAFVLILALLVRALSDNAVMLEGVQQQEVNLREQMTQLQHETEQWNVEQRWVDVPALLFTVLNYWRIWFCMGLFFLLFWNMWESEKMNQHHDSSSEEDSSSSKEEAAGAEQKEEEQEKQVEQVEKVEQEKKVEQKEKLEQKEKVKQEEKVKQEEKVEQEEQEQQDEVDFYRIPWTRFIAERALLKAQGRPSRCQLVEELMSDLLLACRFVWSNSFYPILRSAIGVGSAFEGWSPREEDTVYRLLVPVEAPRGHIFHLELYDEEDELARNPRIRVELKCMCEREQQLGDLLCFLHHPVEDLVQNQDPSLLQTLCTDAYLDVEKIVTWFRVQVATIWNTTLQADAYNLKVLPSRRSCKLQLTNTSSGEKILVELLFGVQQGNSDIFLSSQNTEAGFTPSTTWPQSCAVAEMKYFQYLLQKAGENSVIQSCLRFLAHTLVGMGFSNYVLKTLVFHLVNIIPLGNWQRRNFLSRLESILQYLHFCLKYKRLVHFFIGNKMMPDEVILPHSFRTATPLNLFQHLEDDPDAESRALRDFRVLRDRLLRLLLFGR from the coding sequence ATGGCTTTCGTGCTTATTCTCGCCTTGTTGGTGAGGGCTCTTAGTGACAATGCGGTCATGCTCGAGGgcgtgcagcagcaggaggtcaATCTGCGAGAGCAGATGACACAACTGCAGCACGAGACAGAGCAATGGAATGTGGAGCAGAGATGGGTGGAcgtgccagctctgctctttacTGTGCTGAATTACTGGAGGATCTGGTTCTGTATGGGactgtttttcctgctcttttggAACATGTGGGAGTCCGAAAAAATGAACCAGCACCATGATAGCAGCAGTGAAGAGgacagctccagcagcaaggaggaggCAGCGGGGgcagagcaaaaggaagagGAACAGGAGAAACAGGTGGAACAGGTGGAAAAGGTGGAACAGGAGAAAAAggtggagcagaaggaaaagctggagcagaaggaaaaggtgaaacaggaggaaaaggtgaaacaggaggaaaaggtGGAACAGGAGGAACAGGAACAACAGGACGAGGTGGACTTCTACAGAATACCCTGGACCAGATTTATTGCAGAGCGTGCTCTCCTAAAGGCACAAGGAAGGCCGTCCAGATGCCAGCTGGTGGAGGAGCTGATGAGCGACCTCCTGCTGGCCTGCAGATTTGTCTGGTCAAACAGTTTCTATCCAATCCTGCGGTCTGCCATCGGGGTGGGCAGCGCCTTTGAAGGCTGGAGTCCCCGGGAGGAGGACACTGTGTACCGCCTGCTCGTGCCTGTGGAGGCCCCCCGCGGGCACATCTTCCACCTGGAGCTGTATGATGAAGAGGACGAGCTGGCAAGGAACCCCCGCATCCGCGTGGAACTGAAGTGCATGTGCgagagggagcagcagctgggggacCTGCTGTGCTTCCTCCACCACCCTGTGGAAGACCTGGTCCAAAATCAGGACCCCAGCCTCCTACAGACCCTCTGCACTGACGCCTACCTGGATGTGGAGAAAATCGTCACCTGGTTCAGGGTACAGGTGGCAACAATCTGGAACACCACCCTTCAGGCAGACGCCTACAACCTAAAGGTGCTGCCCTCCAGACGCTCCTGTAAGCTCCAGCTGACAAACACCTCCAGCGGGGAAAAAATCCTGGTTGAGCTGCTGTTCGGGGTGCAGCAAGGCAACTCGGACATCTTCCTGAGCAGCCAGAACACAGAGGCCGGCTTTACGCCCAGCACCACATGGccgcagagctgtgctgtggcgGAAATGAAGTACTTCCAGTACTTGCTCCAGAAGGCTGGAGAGAACAGCGTCATCCAGAGCTGCCTGAGGTTCTTAGCCCACACCCTGGTGGGCATGGGCTTTTCCAACTATGTCCTCAAGACTCTCGTCTTCCACCTCGTGAACATCATCCCTTTGGGGAACTGGCAAAGGAGGAATTTCCTCAGTCGGCTGGAGAGTATCCTGCAGTACCTGCACTTCTGCCTGAAGTACAAACGCCTGGTCCACTTCTTCATTGGCAATAAGATGATGCCCGACGAGGTTATCCTGCCGCACAGCTTCCGGACAGCCACCCCGCTCAACCTCTTCCAGCACTTGGAGGACGACCCGGACGCCGAGTCCAGGGCACTGCGTGACTTCAGGGTGCTGAGAGATCGCCTCCTCagactgctgctgtttggaCGCTGA